TCTCGTTCCCCCGAAGAATTTCGAGATTACCTAAAACAGATAGGCGATAAAAATAAAAAAACAAGATGGAGGCAGATTGTCCTTCTTATTGATTTAGTCCTTGTGGTTCTCATTTTTTATATTGGGTTTCGCGCACTGAACCCAGGAAGTTTCCAAAATCGAACTCAGTCCGACAAACAGATCGTAGACGGTTACCCTACATATTTGAGTTTATCGAGAGAAGAGGATGACCAGTTCCAAGGTTATTTTTTGTTTATAGAAAACAATACAAAGGCAGAAATTCATGTTCCAAACCCTGGTTGGAAATCAGAGTTTCGTATCCAAACAAGAAATGGAATTTTGTGTTTTCAAGAAGAGATCCAATGGGAGAACCGAACCATTCCAGCAGAGGCCAATGGGTTTTTGTATCATTCGGTTGCCAAAAAAAAATGGAAGGACTTAGTTACAGACTGCCGTAAGGAAATTTTTGATGAAGAGGCTTCAATATTCCGATCAAAGTTTCGATCTCTGGATTTAGGTTTTTATGCTCAGGTCCTCATCCATTCCGAAGACAGAACTTTTACCTTCCAAATCAAACAAAAGCCATATAAGTAAAATGGGACAGGATTGTCCCTTAGGTTCCTATTCCTTCATCAAAATTTAACGACTGTTATCCTAAATTAAACTAACATTACTTGCCAATCGTAACCGCGGGATATTCTTCTAGATAACTTTCACCGTTAACACCGTAGTAAACGACCTTTCGGCTTGCGAAATCAACGTCATAACCGATGACTCCCGCCTCCCAAGCAGATTTGAGAAATTCAGGGAATGTACTTCGGCCTTCCTGATCGGTGCGAAGAGCCGTGATGAGGGCCGCACGGTCAAAGTTTGCAATCTCATGAACACCGGTTACAAGAGGTGTTCCTTGCTGCACAACAGAACCCTCTTTCAAATAGTAGATTGCTTGGCAGGATGGTAGTGACCAACGGTTTGTAACCACACCGGCATTCCGAAGGACTTCCGCAAGGACAGGAAAACCTCCTACTTTCGGACGAATGGACATCGCAAATTTTTGCGCATCTGTGA
Above is a window of Leptospira wolbachii serovar Codice str. CDC DNA encoding:
- a CDS encoding DUF1398 domain-containing protein — protein: MSTITTRLTDAQKFAMSIRPKVGGFPVLAEVLRNAGVVTNRWSLPSCQAIYYLKEGSVVQQGTPLVTGVHEIANFDRAALITALRTDQEGRSTFPEFLKSAWEAGVIGYDVDFASRKVVYYGVNGESYLEEYPAVTIGK